The proteins below are encoded in one region of Aquisphaera giovannonii:
- a CDS encoding PVC-type heme-binding CxxCH protein has product MKHRIGVVVCGLLFFAGLRAGAQEDLGKELPRIPPREVAAALETFRLHPGFRLELVASEPQVSSPVSVCYDEDGRLYVVEMRGYPYPERAPTGRIVRLEDRDGDGRYEASKTYLDGLNWPTGILPYDGGVFVTVAPDILYAKDTDGDGVADLKKVLFTGFGTDNVQGLLNGLLWGPDGWIYGAGTINGGEIRNLSRPDAKPVSIRGRDFRFRPDGSAFEATSGGGQFGLCLDDWGHRFTCSNSNHIRQVVLPADDLARNPAFVPPAVTTDIASDGAAAPVFRISAAEPWRVVRTRQRAADPEMRKRLAPTELFAIGFFTSASGVTIYRGSAYPEEYRGNAFVGDVGGNLVHRKTLAPDGPIYRADRADQGVEFLASTDNWFRPVNFANTPDGTLLIVDMYRETIEHPKSIPEPIKKHLDLTSGKDRGRLYELMYGKERRTPRRPRLSKASTAELVAHLADPDAWWRETAQRLLIERNDPASLEPLRKLAADRPTALGRLHAIWTLDAMGRMRPGDPPVLASDPDPRLREQGARLVRRGKATDEDLERLLPRLAEDSDAMVRLQAALSLGDAGDAGWASEALASIAVRDADDPWMRSAVFSSIGGRSPAFLRRLGARKGFLAGAAGREWLDGLALLIGARHDRREVRELFESLSAEPGEVERSIAVIAAVGRGARRSGTSLAAVLGGDWPEQVGPIRDWARKIALSDAPAERRASAALCLGMLGASPSLDVLTVLLDARQPSAVQLAALQALGGVDDPSVGPNVVQQWKAMSPAIRREAVEILFARPDRLEALLSAIEARELPSAEIDPARLDQLRKHASERVQARAIKVLGEKTAGTADRRKTVEAFGNAATLPGDAEKGREVHKKVCATCHQVGGQGIAVGPDLATVATRSPDDLLLHILDPNREVSPAYINYNVATVDGRVVTGIIAGESASALTLKRAEGVTEVVPRDQIDAIASAGVSLMPEGLEKGLTAQDLADLIAFVRSIKPAPAGR; this is encoded by the coding sequence ATGAAGCATCGGATCGGCGTGGTTGTCTGCGGTCTCCTCTTCTTCGCGGGGCTGCGGGCGGGGGCGCAGGAGGATCTGGGCAAGGAGCTTCCGCGGATTCCGCCTCGCGAGGTCGCGGCGGCGCTCGAGACGTTCCGCCTCCACCCCGGTTTCCGCCTGGAGCTGGTCGCCTCGGAGCCGCAGGTCTCCAGCCCCGTGAGCGTCTGCTACGACGAGGATGGAAGGCTCTACGTCGTCGAGATGCGCGGCTATCCCTACCCGGAGAGGGCCCCGACCGGCCGCATCGTCCGGCTCGAGGACCGCGACGGCGACGGCCGCTACGAGGCGAGCAAGACCTACCTGGACGGCCTCAACTGGCCGACCGGCATCCTCCCATACGACGGCGGCGTCTTCGTCACCGTGGCGCCGGACATCCTCTACGCGAAGGATACCGACGGCGACGGCGTCGCCGACCTCAAGAAGGTCCTGTTCACGGGCTTCGGCACGGACAACGTCCAGGGCCTGCTGAATGGCCTGCTCTGGGGGCCCGACGGGTGGATCTACGGCGCGGGGACCATCAACGGCGGCGAGATTAGAAACCTCTCCCGTCCCGACGCGAAGCCGGTCTCGATCCGCGGGCGCGACTTCCGCTTCCGGCCCGACGGCTCGGCCTTCGAGGCGACGTCCGGCGGGGGCCAGTTCGGGCTCTGCCTGGACGACTGGGGCCATCGGTTCACCTGCAGCAACAGCAATCACATCCGCCAGGTCGTCCTGCCGGCCGACGACCTCGCGCGGAACCCCGCGTTCGTGCCCCCCGCCGTGACGACCGACATCGCCAGCGACGGGGCCGCCGCGCCGGTCTTCCGGATCAGCGCGGCGGAGCCGTGGCGCGTCGTCCGCACCCGCCAGCGGGCCGCCGACCCCGAGATGCGGAAGCGCCTCGCCCCGACCGAGCTGTTCGCGATCGGCTTCTTCACCTCGGCCTCGGGAGTGACCATCTACCGGGGCTCGGCCTACCCGGAGGAATATCGCGGCAACGCCTTCGTCGGCGACGTCGGAGGGAATCTCGTCCATCGCAAGACGCTCGCCCCGGACGGCCCTATCTACCGGGCCGACCGCGCCGACCAGGGCGTCGAGTTCCTCGCCTCGACGGACAACTGGTTCCGTCCGGTGAACTTCGCCAACACGCCCGACGGCACGCTGCTCATCGTGGACATGTATCGGGAGACGATCGAGCACCCGAAGTCGATCCCCGAGCCGATCAAGAAGCACCTCGACCTGACCAGCGGCAAGGACCGCGGGCGGCTCTACGAGCTGATGTACGGCAAGGAGCGTCGCACGCCCCGGCGGCCGCGGCTGAGCAAGGCGTCCACGGCGGAGCTCGTCGCCCACCTGGCCGATCCGGACGCCTGGTGGCGAGAGACCGCCCAGCGGCTCCTCATCGAGCGGAACGACCCGGCGAGCTTGGAGCCGCTGAGGAAGCTGGCCGCCGATCGCCCGACGGCCCTGGGCCGGCTGCACGCGATCTGGACGCTCGACGCCATGGGCCGGATGCGACCCGGGGATCCGCCGGTGCTCGCGAGCGACCCTGATCCCAGGCTGCGCGAGCAGGGAGCGAGGCTCGTCCGTCGCGGCAAGGCGACCGACGAGGACCTCGAGCGCCTCCTCCCTCGTCTCGCCGAGGATTCGGATGCGATGGTACGCCTCCAGGCGGCCCTGTCGCTGGGCGATGCCGGGGACGCCGGCTGGGCGTCGGAGGCCCTGGCCTCGATCGCCGTCCGCGACGCGGATGACCCGTGGATGCGATCGGCGGTGTTCAGCTCGATCGGCGGCCGTTCGCCGGCCTTCCTCCGCCGGCTCGGCGCGCGGAAGGGCTTCCTTGCCGGGGCAGCGGGGCGGGAGTGGCTTGACGGGCTGGCGTTGTTGATCGGGGCCCGCCACGATCGCCGGGAAGTCCGGGAACTATTCGAGTCACTCTCCGCGGAGCCAGGCGAGGTGGAGCGGTCGATCGCCGTGATCGCGGCGGTCGGCCGCGGCGCTCGCCGGTCCGGCACGAGCCTCGCGGCCGTCCTGGGCGGCGACTGGCCGGAGCAGGTCGGGCCCATCCGAGATTGGGCGAGGAAGATCGCCCTGTCCGACGCCCCCGCGGAGAGGAGGGCGTCGGCCGCGCTCTGCCTCGGGATGCTCGGCGCTTCGCCCTCGCTGGACGTGCTCACGGTCCTGCTCGACGCTCGACAGCCTTCGGCCGTGCAGCTCGCGGCCCTTCAGGCACTCGGCGGCGTGGACGACCCATCGGTCGGCCCGAACGTCGTCCAGCAATGGAAGGCCATGAGCCCGGCGATCCGCCGCGAGGCCGTCGAGATCCTCTTCGCGCGCCCCGATCGCCTCGAGGCGCTCCTCTCGGCCATCGAGGCGCGGGAGCTCCCTTCGGCCGAGATCGACCCCGCACGGCTCGACCAGTTGCGGAAGCACGCGAGCGAGCGGGTGCAAGCCCGGGCGATCAAGGTCCTTGGCGAGAAAACGGCGGGGACGGCCGATCGCAGGAAGACGGTCGAGGCGTTCGGAAACGCCGCGACGCTCCCCGGCGACGCCGAGAAAGGTCGTGAGGTCCACAAGAAGGTCTGCGCCACTTGCCATCAGGTCGGCGGCCAGGGGATCGCGGTCGGCCCCGACCTGGCCACGGTCGCCACCCGGTCGCCGGACGACCTGCTGCTGCATATCCTCGATCCGAATCGGGAGGTCTCGCCGGCCTACATCAATTACAATGTCGCGACGGTCGACGGCCGGGTCGTGACCGGCATCATCGCCGGCGAGTCGGCATCGGCCCTGACTCTGAAACGTGCCGAGGGTGTCACCGAGGTCGTCCCGCGCGATCAGATCGACGCGATCGCCTCGGCGGGCGTCTCGCTCATGCCCGAGGGCCTGGAGAAGGGGCTCACCGCCCAGGACCTCGCCGACCTCATCGCCTTCGTCAGGTCGATCAAGCCCGCGCCCGCCGGGAGGTGA
- a CDS encoding ABC transporter permease subunit, translated as MFGGPIIAREVVTTPRSLRYYLWRASFSCVLFVLLWTAWQVIIGWQDVREVGVLARFGGYLYFMFAMLQLTLMLFFAPLFTAAAVSHEKDRRTFNLLLMTSLSDLEIVVGKLVAGLLNILIILAASVGLLSLCALLGGISFVQVLNLFAVTAASGVAGGAMGLLIALWRDRTFQSISLTILMVVFSVTGVELLSVAFPTLQVFGVPLGEVLNPYRAMIAVLYPASNQATGVVRASSLVYIGVRLTFAACIVAFGTYMLRKWNPGHNEPRELGDEAEAEELIEEIAAVEEPAGEPVAIGAASELAEGSSAVGSTRRMAAAGRSPGAGGVNGVLDGSAGPTTGLRVPRRTHRRVAAAAKPYRSPWANPILWRELKTRAYGTKPLIIKGCYALLFALGVGFFLALSRGMANPMASSLALIPVGLTILSLIMVNAQGVTALTSERDSGALDLLLVTELSPGNFIYGKLFGILYNSKEMVALPLLFAGYLWWTGRVSGENLVFFVVDYLLLCHFAAMLGLHSAISFTSSRVAIANSLGTIFFLMTGILICSGLIILSDQAFGRQILSFMIFIGVGSVALFGSLGAKNPSRAIALVSLLTPFWTFYCIISLLHGDFLAAFLFSVGVYGFALTAMLVPAVGDFDIALGRTGAIQG; from the coding sequence TTGTTTGGCGGACCGATCATCGCCCGGGAAGTGGTGACCACGCCCCGGTCGCTGCGATATTACCTCTGGCGGGCCTCGTTCTCCTGCGTCCTCTTCGTCCTCCTCTGGACGGCCTGGCAGGTGATCATCGGCTGGCAGGACGTGCGGGAGGTGGGGGTGCTCGCCCGCTTCGGCGGCTACCTGTACTTCATGTTCGCGATGCTCCAGCTCACGCTGATGCTCTTCTTCGCGCCCCTGTTCACCGCCGCGGCGGTCTCCCACGAGAAGGACCGGCGGACGTTCAACCTGCTGCTCATGACGAGCCTGAGCGACCTGGAGATCGTCGTCGGCAAGCTCGTGGCCGGGCTGCTCAACATCCTCATCATCCTGGCGGCGAGCGTTGGGCTGCTCTCCCTCTGCGCCCTCCTGGGCGGCATCTCCTTCGTCCAGGTGCTCAACCTCTTCGCCGTGACGGCGGCGTCGGGCGTGGCCGGCGGCGCGATGGGGCTGCTGATCGCGCTCTGGCGAGACCGCACGTTCCAGTCGATCTCGCTGACCATCCTGATGGTCGTCTTCTCGGTCACCGGCGTGGAGCTGCTGTCCGTCGCCTTCCCGACGCTCCAGGTCTTCGGCGTGCCGCTGGGCGAGGTGCTCAATCCGTACCGGGCCATGATCGCGGTCCTCTACCCGGCGTCGAACCAGGCCACCGGCGTGGTGCGGGCCTCCAGCCTGGTCTACATCGGCGTCCGGCTGACGTTCGCGGCCTGTATCGTGGCCTTCGGCACGTACATGCTGCGGAAGTGGAATCCGGGGCACAACGAGCCCCGCGAGCTGGGGGACGAGGCGGAGGCCGAGGAGCTCATCGAGGAGATCGCCGCCGTCGAGGAGCCGGCCGGGGAGCCCGTGGCGATCGGCGCGGCGTCGGAGCTCGCCGAAGGGAGCTCGGCCGTCGGCTCGACGCGGCGGATGGCGGCGGCCGGGAGGTCGCCGGGGGCCGGCGGCGTGAACGGCGTGCTCGACGGGTCGGCCGGGCCGACCACGGGCCTTCGCGTCCCGAGGCGGACCCACCGCCGCGTGGCCGCGGCGGCGAAGCCGTACCGGAGCCCGTGGGCCAACCCGATCCTCTGGCGCGAGCTGAAGACCCGGGCCTACGGCACCAAGCCGCTGATCATCAAGGGCTGCTACGCCCTCCTCTTCGCCCTCGGCGTGGGCTTCTTCCTGGCCCTGAGCCGCGGGATGGCCAACCCGATGGCCTCCTCCCTGGCCCTGATCCCGGTCGGCCTGACGATCCTGAGCCTGATCATGGTCAACGCCCAGGGCGTGACCGCCCTCACGAGCGAGCGTGACAGCGGCGCCCTCGACCTGCTGCTGGTCACCGAGCTCTCGCCGGGCAACTTCATCTACGGCAAGCTCTTCGGCATCCTCTACAACAGCAAGGAGATGGTCGCGCTGCCCCTGCTCTTCGCCGGCTACCTGTGGTGGACGGGCAGGGTCTCGGGCGAGAATCTCGTCTTCTTCGTCGTCGACTACCTGCTGCTCTGCCACTTCGCCGCGATGCTGGGCCTGCACTCGGCCATCAGCTTCACGAGCAGCCGGGTGGCCATCGCCAATAGCCTGGGGACGATCTTCTTCCTGATGACAGGCATCCTGATCTGCTCCGGCCTGATCATCCTCAGCGACCAGGCGTTCGGGCGGCAGATCCTGAGCTTCATGATCTTCATCGGCGTGGGCAGCGTGGCGCTCTTCGGCTCGCTCGGCGCGAAGAATCCGTCGCGGGCGATCGCCCTGGTGTCGCTGCTGACGCCGTTCTGGACCTTCTACTGCATCATCAGCCTGCTCCACGGGGACTTCCTCGCGGCCTTCCTCTTCAGCGTCGGAGTGTACGGCTTCGCCCTGACGGCCATGCTCGTGCCGGCCGTCGGCGACTTCGACATCGCCCTGGGTCGCACGGGCGCCATCCAGGGCTGA
- a CDS encoding RNA polymerase sigma factor codes for MTAAPLNVHAGGGDDDIRQLLDRIRRGDEDAACELMRRYESKIRMVIRRRLPRVLRTRLDSLDLLQSVWGSFFRHIRDGDDDIEGEQNLVTLLAWAARNKVVDQQRHAMTLKHDVRRERSVDRAVIDDRAFEVNESPSRAAEAKEAYERLMAGLPEGRRAVLEMKVAGYSCREVAERLGLSERTVQRIVEGLRNRTRDEG; via the coding sequence ATGACCGCCGCGCCGTTGAATGTCCATGCCGGAGGGGGCGACGATGATATTCGCCAGCTCCTCGATCGCATCAGGCGGGGGGACGAGGATGCCGCCTGCGAGTTGATGAGGCGGTACGAGTCGAAGATCCGCATGGTGATCCGGCGACGGCTGCCCCGCGTCCTGCGCACGCGGCTCGATTCGCTCGACCTCCTCCAAAGCGTCTGGGGGAGCTTCTTCCGCCACATCCGGGACGGGGATGACGACATCGAGGGCGAGCAGAATCTGGTCACCCTCCTGGCGTGGGCGGCGCGGAACAAGGTCGTGGACCAGCAGCGGCATGCGATGACGCTGAAGCACGATGTCCGCCGCGAACGGAGCGTCGACCGGGCCGTCATCGACGATCGGGCCTTCGAGGTCAACGAGTCGCCGAGCCGCGCCGCGGAGGCGAAGGAGGCCTACGAGCGCCTCATGGCCGGCCTGCCCGAGGGGCGACGGGCCGTGCTCGAGATGAAGGTGGCGGGCTACTCCTGCCGCGAGGTCGCCGAGCGGCTCGGCCTGAGCGAGAGGACCGTCCAGCGTATCGTCGAGGGCCTGCGGAATCGGACGAGGGACGAGGGCTGA